Proteins co-encoded in one Hymenobacter swuensis DY53 genomic window:
- the mnmD gene encoding tRNA (5-methylaminomethyl-2-thiouridine)(34)-methyltransferase MnmD produces MIPMPHVEVRTTADGSSTLFVPALNEHYHSTHGALQEARHVYLAAGLEHALAATTEPVWVLEIGFGTGLNALLTLERSLTAPCPIFYDTIEKFPLPWEVIGQLGTENYLHQPELLDYQQQLHASAWGRPVALTPQFVLLKMAGELQATPLAGNTYHVIYFDAFAPEKQPDMWTDEVFRQLYDATAPGGCLVSYCAKGAFKRSLLAAGWQVEKIPGPPGKREMTRAWKLG; encoded by the coding sequence ATGATTCCGATGCCCCACGTGGAAGTGCGTACTACCGCCGATGGTTCCAGTACGCTTTTCGTGCCTGCTCTCAACGAGCATTACCACAGTACCCACGGCGCGCTACAGGAGGCCCGCCACGTCTATCTGGCCGCCGGATTGGAGCACGCGCTGGCAGCTACTACGGAGCCCGTTTGGGTGCTGGAAATTGGTTTCGGTACCGGCCTGAACGCCCTGCTCACGCTGGAGCGAAGCCTTACCGCACCCTGCCCCATTTTCTACGACACCATTGAGAAGTTCCCGCTGCCCTGGGAAGTCATCGGGCAGTTGGGCACCGAGAATTACCTGCATCAACCCGAGCTACTCGATTATCAGCAGCAGCTGCACGCGTCGGCCTGGGGCCGGCCGGTGGCCCTCACGCCGCAGTTTGTCTTGCTCAAGATGGCCGGCGAGCTGCAGGCCACCCCGCTGGCCGGCAACACCTACCACGTCATCTACTTCGATGCCTTCGCCCCCGAAAAGCAGCCCGATATGTGGACCGACGAGGTGTTTCGGCAGCTCTACGATGCTACCGCGCCGGGTGGCTGCCTGGTAAGCTACTGCGCCAAAGGCGCATTCAAGCGCAGCCTGCTGGCGGCCGGCTGGCAGGTAGAAAAGATTCCCGGCCCGCCCGGTAAACGCGAAATGACGCGGGCCTGGAAGCTGGGGTAA
- a CDS encoding DUF2157 domain-containing protein, which yields MSRKLLETDGSDWVQRGIITEQQREQLLALYPTDTAAVGLLPLLGSLLMGLSALSVVAANWQGLPELVRLGLLLGALCGAYAGGEYFRRRGNLNLGMGLIALGLMLFGASIVLTSQLYQLIGYDLTGLLAWAVAGMGLTWLYRRRLLFLMTAVISGIVQGYNTGQLGAFSYLTAAGTALGLGYYWWRRPDALLGSVLATGLLWQAALLINHLHVKITWFFIPAMLVYAFGDWQPDRPAGRALQGPPLVAAFLFTLGLALFGESDIYAGQLRAPLVPYLAALAAVLALSLWGKQRRGRIGSATDWLLLLPGFYFTGGLPLAVATLVVLYAYSGSVLWRAHQEQNQDRVTLGTVLFVLTTAVAYFKLTWGFMDKSVFFLLGGLLLFGLSWLLRRRAARTFAGSTASKP from the coding sequence ATGAGCAGGAAGCTACTGGAAACCGACGGATCGGACTGGGTGCAGCGGGGAATCATTACGGAGCAACAGAGGGAACAACTGCTGGCTTTGTACCCCACCGATACCGCCGCCGTGGGACTGTTGCCGCTGCTGGGCAGCCTGCTGATGGGCCTGAGCGCGCTGAGCGTGGTGGCGGCCAACTGGCAGGGCCTGCCCGAGCTGGTGCGGCTGGGGCTGCTGCTTGGCGCTTTGTGCGGGGCGTATGCGGGCGGTGAGTATTTTCGGCGGCGCGGCAACCTCAATCTGGGTATGGGCCTGATTGCGCTGGGTCTGATGTTGTTCGGGGCCAGTATTGTGCTTACCAGCCAGCTTTACCAACTTATCGGCTACGACCTGACCGGGCTGCTGGCCTGGGCCGTAGCGGGCATGGGCCTGACGTGGCTGTACCGCCGCCGCCTGCTGTTTCTGATGACGGCCGTTATCAGCGGCATTGTGCAGGGCTACAACACCGGGCAGCTGGGCGCCTTCAGCTACCTCACGGCGGCGGGCACCGCGCTGGGGCTGGGCTACTATTGGTGGCGGCGGCCCGATGCCCTGCTAGGCAGCGTGCTGGCTACGGGCCTGCTCTGGCAGGCGGCACTGCTCATCAACCACCTGCACGTCAAAATCACCTGGTTTTTTATTCCGGCTATGCTGGTATACGCCTTCGGTGACTGGCAGCCTGACCGGCCGGCGGGCCGCGCCCTGCAGGGGCCGCCGCTGGTAGCCGCGTTTCTGTTTACGCTGGGGCTGGCGCTATTTGGGGAGTCTGACATATACGCCGGGCAGCTGCGGGCACCACTGGTGCCGTATCTGGCGGCACTGGCGGCGGTACTGGCCCTCTCGCTCTGGGGCAAGCAGCGGCGCGGCCGTATCGGCAGTGCCACCGACTGGCTGCTGCTACTGCCCGGCTTCTACTTTACCGGCGGGTTGCCGCTGGCCGTGGCTACGCTGGTGGTGCTGTACGCCTACTCAGGCAGCGTATTATGGCGGGCGCACCAGGAGCAAAACCAGGACCGGGTAACGCTGGGCACCGTGCTCTTCGTGCTGACTACGGCCGTAGCGTACTTCAAGCTAACCTGGGGCTTCATGGATAAATCGGTGTTTTTTCTGCTGGGCGGCTTGCTGCTGTTTGGCCTGAGCTGGCTGCTGCGCCGCCGGGCGGCCCGCACTTTCGCCGGCTCCACTGCCTCTAAACCATGA
- a CDS encoding GDYXXLXY domain-containing protein, translated as MSAVSALPAVAGSLPDLPEPRRRVWLRWLVLAQVLFVLGVAVAGYATEALGRRIWLRTQPIDPRDLLYGDYLNLRYQIGELPGHLWRGEELPRRKQAAYVLLTPRPDSTYEAVGIYPARPAITGQQAVLRGSVQDVWRRGLRLRYGLERYYVPETMSRRLHQRRSLRVQISIAPWGQARISQIDTTAR; from the coding sequence TTGTCTGCTGTTTCTGCACTGCCCGCCGTGGCCGGGTCCTTGCCCGATTTGCCGGAGCCGCGCCGCCGTGTGTGGCTGCGGTGGCTGGTGCTGGCTCAGGTGCTGTTTGTGCTGGGCGTAGCGGTGGCTGGCTATGCCACCGAGGCTCTGGGCCGCCGCATCTGGCTCCGGACCCAACCCATAGACCCACGCGACCTGCTGTATGGCGACTACCTGAATCTGCGTTACCAAATTGGCGAGCTACCAGGCCACCTATGGCGCGGCGAGGAACTACCCCGCCGCAAACAGGCCGCCTACGTACTACTCACGCCCCGCCCCGACAGCACTTACGAGGCCGTAGGAATATACCCTGCGCGGCCGGCTATTACTGGTCAGCAGGCGGTACTGCGTGGCTCGGTGCAGGATGTATGGCGGCGTGGCCTGCGCCTGCGCTACGGCCTGGAGCGGTATTACGTGCCCGAAACCATGAGCCGTAGGTTGCATCAGCGGCGCAGCCTGCGTGTGCAAATCAGTATTGCCCCCTGGGGTCAGGCACGCATCAGTCAGATTGACACCACAGCCCGCTGA
- a CDS encoding ExbD/TolR family protein has protein sequence MADLQTAAPAAKGTKPRAKKHAFRLDMTPMVDLAFLLLTFFMLTTTFSKPTVMEVAMPAKGSETSAVPASKALTLLLGKDSRIQYFFGENPGKNTSAVHSTTFAANGLRKLLLQFRQKAGGMVLIKATDEASYQSMVDALDEMNITDTRKYALVDLDQADRNLLATYR, from the coding sequence ATGGCCGACCTCCAGACCGCCGCCCCCGCCGCCAAGGGCACCAAGCCCCGCGCCAAAAAGCACGCCTTCCGCCTCGATATGACCCCGATGGTGGACCTGGCCTTTTTGCTGCTTACGTTCTTCATGCTCACCACTACCTTCAGCAAGCCTACGGTGATGGAAGTGGCTATGCCGGCCAAGGGCTCCGAAACATCGGCCGTGCCGGCTTCCAAAGCCCTGACGCTGCTGCTGGGCAAAGACAGCCGGATTCAGTACTTCTTCGGAGAGAATCCTGGTAAAAATACCTCTGCGGTTCATAGCACTACATTCGCGGCAAATGGTCTACGGAAGCTGCTGCTGCAATTCCGGCAGAAGGCGGGTGGTATGGTGCTCATCAAGGCCACCGACGAGGCTTCCTACCAGAGCATGGTGGACGCGCTGGATGAAATGAATATCACCGATACCAGGAAATACGCTTTGGTAGATCTGGATCAGGCGGATAGAAACCTGCTGGCCACTTACCGCTAG
- a CDS encoding ExbD/TolR family protein gives MSSAPPCLLSGRSRRAPRRLMPPDMTPMAGVGFLLVAFFMLNSTLSRSTLLELAMPVKPTPTAEIPSHCCGGSALTLLLGADNRIFYYWGMGPAFTEDGLHETNLGSRGLRRVLLGFRAQPCPLVLVKPSDKVSYHQLVDVLDELHITVTTQYVLADLTAADKQLLVAGP, from the coding sequence ATGTCGTCCGCTCCGCCCTGCTTGCTATCTGGCCGTTCCCGCCGCGCCCCGCGCCGGCTGATGCCGCCTGATATGACCCCGATGGCCGGTGTAGGCTTTCTGCTGGTGGCGTTTTTCATGCTGAACAGTACGTTGTCCAGATCTACCCTGCTGGAGCTGGCTATGCCGGTGAAGCCAACGCCCACGGCTGAAATACCAAGCCATTGTTGCGGTGGCAGCGCGCTTACGCTGCTGCTGGGGGCCGATAACCGGATTTTCTACTACTGGGGAATGGGGCCGGCCTTCACGGAAGATGGGTTGCATGAAACCAACTTGGGCAGCCGGGGACTGCGCCGGGTGTTGCTGGGCTTTCGTGCGCAGCCCTGCCCGCTGGTCCTCGTGAAGCCCTCCGATAAGGTATCGTACCACCAGCTGGTAGATGTGCTGGATGAGCTGCACATCACCGTCACCACCCAGTATGTGCTGGCCGACCTGACTGCGGCCGACAAGCAACTGCTGGTGGCGGGGCCGTAG
- a CDS encoding 5-formyltetrahydrofolate cyclo-ligase — protein MTKAELRRAALARRRALPEAEVARRSAALWEQLQVEFVVPEWQWLHLFLPIPQQHEPDTWPLIRALWAQQPHMQLAVPVVQPDGHTLRHFHLTPATTLVKNRWGIPEPVGAAKISPAQLDAVLIPLLAFDEAGHRVGYGKGFYDRFLQECRPDAMRIGVSLEPPVPRITDAWAGDVPLNACLTPERVWWF, from the coding sequence ATGACCAAAGCCGAACTCCGCCGCGCCGCCCTGGCCCGCCGCCGCGCCCTGCCCGAAGCCGAAGTGGCCCGGCGTAGCGCCGCGCTGTGGGAACAGCTGCAGGTCGAATTTGTGGTGCCGGAGTGGCAGTGGCTGCACCTGTTTCTGCCCATTCCGCAGCAGCACGAGCCCGATACCTGGCCGCTGATTCGGGCGCTGTGGGCGCAGCAGCCGCATATGCAGCTGGCCGTGCCCGTGGTGCAGCCCGACGGCCACACGCTGCGCCACTTCCACCTTACGCCCGCTACCACGCTGGTAAAAAACCGCTGGGGTATTCCGGAGCCGGTGGGCGCCGCCAAGATTAGCCCCGCCCAGCTGGACGCCGTGCTGATTCCACTGCTGGCTTTCGATGAAGCCGGCCACCGTGTGGGCTACGGCAAAGGCTTCTACGACCGGTTTCTGCAGGAGTGCCGGCCCGATGCGATGCGAATAGGGGTGAGTCTGGAGCCGCCAGTGCCGCGCATTACCGATGCTTGGGCGGGCGACGTACCGTTGAACGCCTGCCTCACGCCGGAGCGGGTGTGGTGGTTCTAG
- a CDS encoding carboxypeptidase-like regulatory domain-containing protein: protein MAAIRRYCFSVSWLRKVAGGLLVGLLPLAATGQTLTGTLTAGPAAGPVSYANLGIPGKSVGTVTDEHGAYQLAYTPANLTDTVYVSSLGYRSQRVLLRELVAQPNRTLVPVAVPLADVRVQAPGLYKRRRTLGCTTTSHSIISKLKAEHLGAEMGIVVCLKHKPTKLLTAHFNVLYQQPDTLRFRVNLYRLLPDGRPSGEKLLTRNLLVSTTDRANPEAPLTVDLTTDQLVVDEDFLLTLEWVGGGEVEQVSKSLAFSSALGYGKGDLYFRKTSQDSWEKPSVGARLAGMQPKVGFYVTALD from the coding sequence ATGGCGGCTATCCGACGTTACTGTTTCTCTGTTTCCTGGCTGCGGAAGGTGGCCGGTGGGCTGCTAGTGGGGCTGTTGCCCTTGGCGGCCACCGGCCAGACGCTGACCGGCACCCTTACCGCCGGCCCCGCGGCCGGTCCGGTGTCGTATGCTAACCTGGGCATTCCGGGCAAGAGCGTGGGCACCGTAACCGATGAGCACGGGGCTTACCAGCTGGCCTACACGCCGGCCAACCTCACCGATACCGTGTACGTGTCCAGCTTGGGCTACCGGTCGCAACGAGTGCTGCTGCGGGAGCTGGTGGCGCAGCCCAACCGCACGCTGGTGCCCGTGGCCGTACCGCTGGCGGATGTGCGGGTGCAGGCCCCGGGGCTGTACAAGCGCCGCCGCACGCTGGGCTGCACCACTACCTCCCATTCCATCATCTCCAAGCTCAAAGCTGAGCATCTGGGGGCCGAGATGGGCATAGTCGTCTGCCTCAAGCACAAGCCCACCAAGCTGCTGACGGCCCATTTCAACGTGCTATACCAGCAGCCCGATACCCTGCGGTTTCGGGTGAACCTGTACCGCCTGCTGCCCGACGGCCGCCCATCGGGGGAAAAGCTGCTGACTCGCAACCTGTTAGTGAGCACGACGGACAGGGCAAATCCCGAGGCCCCGCTCACCGTGGACCTGACCACGGACCAGCTGGTAGTGGACGAGGATTTCCTGCTGACGCTAGAGTGGGTTGGCGGCGGGGAGGTGGAGCAGGTGAGTAAAAGCCTGGCCTTTTCCAGCGCCCTGGGCTACGGCAAAGGCGACCTGTACTTCCGCAAAACCAGCCAGGATTCCTGGGAGAAACCCTCCGTGGGAGCCAGGTTGGCCGGTATGCAGCCGAAAGTGGGCTTCTACGTGACGGCGCTGGACTGA
- the bshC gene encoding bacillithiol biosynthesis cysteine-adding enzyme BshC — protein MSVTTLSYAATGAFSSLLTDYLGQAEALQPFYHRFPTLAAFEEQIREKQTQYTPAARQRLVAELQRQYAALPAVHPAVQANLKLLAKDTTFTITTGHQLNLLTGPLYFIYKIVTAVKLARQLKQQYPQYDFVPVYWMATEDHDFAEINHLNLFGKKYEWNAADQGGPVGRLPLMGLKEELLDQLPADVPTLFREAYEQSSTLAEATRRLTHDLFGEYGLVSLDADAPALKQALVPVLEQEIQAQASNQAVQQANARLEAAGYKPQVYSRPLNLFYLTDGGKRERLEYDAAQDCVQITVRNTGRCHTQQELLALAQEHPEQFSPNVVLRPLYQELLLPNLCYIGGGAEVAYWFQLKGVFEQNQVPFPILLPRNSAQYVGKANAGKLHKLGLTSLDVFRPLPELKKQVGATLGQEEVSLQQQQQQLAAAFQQMADLAQRLDPTLVRTVAAEQQKVAGIVQGLEKRLSKAAEAKHETAYTQLTALKDKLMPNGHLQEREDNVLSILINNPGFIGQLLDAFDPLALEFTVLEEE, from the coding sequence ATGTCCGTCACGACTCTTTCGTACGCCGCAACCGGCGCGTTTTCCTCGTTGCTCACTGATTATCTGGGCCAGGCAGAAGCGCTGCAGCCCTTCTACCACCGCTTCCCCACGCTGGCTGCCTTCGAGGAGCAAATTCGGGAGAAGCAAACCCAGTACACGCCCGCGGCCCGGCAGCGGCTGGTAGCCGAGCTGCAGCGGCAGTACGCCGCGCTGCCCGCGGTGCACCCGGCGGTGCAGGCTAATCTGAAGCTGCTGGCGAAGGACACGACGTTCACCATCACCACCGGCCACCAGCTCAACCTGCTGACGGGGCCGCTGTACTTCATCTATAAGATTGTAACGGCCGTGAAGCTGGCCCGCCAGCTGAAGCAGCAGTACCCGCAGTACGATTTCGTGCCGGTGTACTGGATGGCCACCGAAGACCACGACTTCGCCGAAATCAACCACCTGAACCTGTTCGGCAAAAAGTACGAGTGGAACGCCGCCGACCAGGGCGGGCCGGTGGGCCGGTTGCCGCTAATGGGCCTGAAAGAGGAGCTGCTCGACCAGCTGCCCGCCGATGTGCCGACGCTGTTCCGGGAGGCCTATGAGCAGTCGAGCACCTTGGCCGAAGCCACCCGCCGCCTGACGCACGACCTGTTCGGGGAGTACGGGCTGGTGAGCTTGGATGCTGACGCGCCGGCGTTGAAGCAGGCGCTGGTGCCGGTGCTGGAGCAGGAAATCCAGGCCCAAGCCTCCAACCAGGCCGTGCAGCAGGCCAACGCCCGCCTCGAAGCTGCCGGCTACAAGCCCCAGGTGTACTCGCGCCCCCTCAACCTGTTCTACCTCACCGACGGCGGCAAGCGGGAGCGGCTGGAGTACGACGCGGCCCAGGACTGCGTGCAGATTACGGTGCGCAACACCGGCCGCTGCCACACCCAGCAGGAGCTACTGGCGCTGGCTCAGGAGCACCCCGAGCAGTTCAGCCCCAACGTGGTGCTGCGGCCCCTGTACCAAGAGCTGCTGCTGCCCAATCTCTGTTACATCGGGGGTGGGGCGGAGGTGGCCTACTGGTTCCAGCTGAAAGGCGTGTTCGAGCAAAACCAGGTGCCGTTCCCCATTCTGCTGCCCCGCAACTCGGCCCAGTACGTGGGCAAGGCCAACGCTGGCAAGCTGCACAAGCTTGGCCTCACCTCGCTGGACGTCTTCCGGCCGCTGCCCGAGCTGAAAAAGCAGGTGGGCGCTACGCTGGGCCAGGAAGAAGTGAGCCTGCAGCAGCAGCAGCAGCAGCTAGCCGCCGCCTTCCAGCAGATGGCGGACCTGGCCCAGCGCCTCGACCCCACGCTGGTGCGCACCGTGGCCGCCGAGCAGCAGAAGGTGGCTGGCATTGTGCAGGGCCTGGAAAAGCGCCTGAGCAAAGCTGCCGAAGCCAAGCACGAAACCGCCTATACCCAGCTCACGGCCCTCAAAGACAAGCTGATGCCCAACGGCCACCTGCAGGAGCGCGAAGACAACGTGCTGAGCATCCTCATCAACAACCCCGGCTTTATCGGGCAGCTTTTGGATGCCTTCGACCCGCTGGCCCTGGAGTTTACGGTGCTGGAGGAGGAGTAG
- the rimO gene encoding 30S ribosomal protein S12 methylthiotransferase RimO has translation MKVRSQQANKVNVITLGCSKNIVDSEVLMGQLRANQFEVTHEAEKSDANIVIINTCGFIDNAKQESIDTILRYADEKDAGRLEKLYVTGCLSQRYKDDLEVEIPQVDAFFGTLELPQLMKTLEADYMHELVGERLLTTPKHYAYFKIAEGCNRPCSFCAIPLMRGKHMDRPIEDLVKEANRLASMGTKELILIAQDLTYYGLQHYGERKLADLLRHLSDVNGIDWIRLQYAYPSQFPMDALDVMNERDNICKYLDMPLQHISDNMLKTMRRGISKRRTVELVDTIRQRVPGIALRTTLIAGHPGETQQDFEDLYNFVEETRFDRLGIFTYSHEDNTHSFTLEDDVPAEVKQDRADQIMELQQGISMELNEERVGQTHKVLFDRKESGYFVGRTQYDSPEVDNEVLVPATKDTYVRLGDFAQVQITEASDFDLYGKLV, from the coding sequence ATGAAAGTAAGAAGCCAGCAGGCCAATAAAGTCAACGTCATCACCCTCGGCTGCTCCAAGAACATCGTGGACTCGGAGGTGCTCATGGGCCAGCTCCGCGCCAACCAGTTTGAGGTGACGCACGAAGCCGAGAAGAGCGACGCCAACATCGTCATCATCAACACCTGCGGCTTTATTGACAACGCCAAGCAGGAAAGCATCGATACGATCCTGCGCTACGCCGACGAGAAGGACGCCGGCCGTCTGGAGAAGCTCTACGTGACGGGCTGCCTCTCCCAGCGCTACAAGGACGACCTAGAGGTGGAAATTCCGCAGGTGGATGCCTTCTTCGGGACCCTGGAGCTGCCGCAGCTGATGAAAACGCTGGAGGCCGACTACATGCACGAGCTGGTGGGCGAGCGGCTGCTGACCACGCCCAAGCACTACGCCTACTTCAAGATTGCCGAGGGCTGCAATCGGCCCTGCTCGTTCTGCGCCATCCCCCTGATGCGCGGCAAGCACATGGACCGCCCTATCGAGGACCTGGTGAAGGAAGCCAACCGCCTCGCTAGTATGGGCACCAAGGAGTTGATTCTGATTGCCCAGGACCTGACCTACTACGGCCTGCAGCACTACGGCGAGCGGAAGCTGGCCGATTTGCTCCGCCACCTGTCCGACGTGAACGGCATCGACTGGATCCGGCTGCAGTACGCCTACCCCTCGCAGTTCCCAATGGATGCCCTGGACGTGATGAACGAACGGGACAACATCTGCAAGTACCTGGATATGCCCCTGCAGCATATTTCGGATAACATGCTGAAAACCATGCGCCGCGGCATCAGCAAGCGCCGCACGGTGGAGTTGGTGGACACTATCCGCCAGCGGGTGCCGGGCATTGCGCTGCGCACCACGCTCATTGCCGGCCACCCCGGCGAAACGCAGCAGGATTTCGAGGACCTCTACAACTTCGTGGAGGAAACCCGCTTTGACCGCTTGGGCATTTTCACCTACTCGCACGAGGATAATACCCACTCCTTCACGCTCGAAGACGACGTACCGGCCGAAGTAAAGCAGGACCGCGCCGACCAGATTATGGAGCTGCAGCAGGGCATTTCGATGGAGCTGAACGAGGAGCGCGTGGGCCAGACCCATAAGGTGCTGTTCGACCGCAAGGAAAGCGGCTATTTCGTGGGCCGCACCCAGTACGACTCGCCCGAAGTGGACAACGAAGTGCTGGTGCCCGCCACCAAAGACACCTACGTGCGCCTTGGCGACTTTGCCCAGGTGCAGATTACTGAGGCCTCAGACTTCGACCTATACGGCAAGCTGGTGTAG